The DNA window ATTCATGTAATAGCCCTAAATGGCAGCATTCTCATTTGCCATAGTTTTTCTGGGTCGCCCTGATTTGATCTTAACCTTATCATTACCCATACCAATTGAACGGTCATTAGACTTGGCAATTTTGAGGTAATAATCCGTTTTGGCTAAGTATGGCAATACATACGTGAACAAATTATTAATCATCGTTGTATCACTTGCATTTAATTGACCAATTGCCAAATGGCGATATTTCTCTTTATGAGCATTACAATTCCAATAAATACCCTTAGTTAAACCAGTCGATTCATCAGTTGTAATCTGTTTCCATAGCTCTCCCATGTCCTGAGCAATAGTAATATCTTCACGATGTAGATCGCCATCTAGCATAATTAAACAATGGTAGTGAAAGCTTTTGTCACCGCCATACTCTAGCTTCCAAATAAACCCTTTCACATTGTATTTTCGCTTGATTATTCTAGGACTTACGCAAAGACGACCGAAGGCGAGCGTAACTGCTCACGCAAATAATCACTGAGTAAACCCCTTTTAACCTGATATAAAGATTGTTTTAACCGTTTAGCCTGTCTGGCTAACTGCAGCCAAACCAGCATACAACAACAAATATGATTCCGCTGAATACGAGCCTTACGACACTGATTAGCTTCAATACCAGTGAGTTGTTTAAGTTCTCGGTGAAACTGCTCAATCTTCCAGCGGATGGCACACACCAATCGTGTGCCATCTGATGAATCCTGAGTGGTGTCATTGGTGACAATCCAGTCCGTGCGGTTTTCATTAACCACTACTCGGAACAGTTGCACTTTGTAATCTTTAGGAAAGGCATGTATTTTAATCAGTTTGCCATTTTGTTGCTCTTGGTCAGTCCAAGTTAATTCGTTGACTGCTTTGTAAGGGTTTACTCCTTTTGAATCATCGACTTTTCGATTGGATTTTAAAGGACAATAATAGATTTTTTGTAAGTTATCAATATACAGCATAATGTCTTTGGTGGCATACCAT is part of the Moraxella osloensis genome and encodes:
- a CDS encoding YagK/YfjJ domain-containing protein, whose product is MKGFIWKLEYGGDKSFHYHCLIMLDGDLHREDITIAQDMGELWKQITTDESTGLTKGIYWNCNAHKEKYRHLAIGQLNASDTTMINNLFTYVLPYLAKTDYYLKIAKSNDRSIGMGNDKVKIKSGRPRKTMANENAAI
- a CDS encoding transposase gives rise to the protein MKKKAITRLDYCQYLLVSQTNYTLTNYAEHHPESISHDRINRYLRHDKLKPKLVWEKVKDDIVLDDDGYLIFDDSILDKNHSHKIELVNRQYSGNAHRIIKGICIVNCIYVNPKTEQYWLIDYRIYDKTTDGKSKLDHLKDMLQHSIEHKQIKFKYVLMDTWYATKDIMLYIDNLQKIYYCPLKSNRKVDDSKGVNPYKAVNELTWTDQEQQNGKLIKIHAFPKDYKVQLFRVVVNENRTDWIVTNDTTQDSSDGTRLVCAIRWKIEQFHRELKQLTGIEANQCRKARIQRNHICCCMLVWLQLARQAKRLKQSLYQVKRGLLSDYLREQLRSPSVVFA